tctattaaacattaattcttcaattgatgataattttatatttgatacagaaaaatgttttagttttgaattagCTGATTGGTCAGTATAAGATATAATTGCACGTACTGCTCAGACTTTAAAGATATCCCattcatcaaataatatatggcTCCAGTATGTAAGTTATATGAAAGGTTACATTGAAAAATgcgtcattcaaaaaaaagaaaatgaaaCAATTTACTATCCAAAGTTtaattaacctaacctaagtaGCTTGATGTGGATATTggttatgtatattaagtattacaagAGTGcagacattttttgttttatttttgctgaacactaaaaaataagaatattgatGTACGATTGTATAACTaactttcaaataataatacgagtaacctaagaaatactttaaataaaattctaacgCAAATCTGCTATATTGTGTTTGGATCAAAGAGAGAAAACAAAAAGTGAGCCGACATCTTTTTTAAAGTGGCTTATTAAGAAATGATAACATTGcactttaaatcaaatttaatttaattttgtgatatttttaatattttattttaattttcttagtagtatgttaaattttttacatacaatagTCAAGTGATCAATTATCACTTGATAGATGTTAATTACATTGTTGAAAATGAGCAATGCTATATcaattctataaatttaatcatttctactttagttgaaaatgttatacatattttttttttatatataccataattatttaatatattcattttttagataatggATTGTTTCTGCAATATACCTTAGAAAAGTATATGATATGAAAAATGCATCAGtcaaaaaaagaagaaaatgaaacattaaataattaaaaatagctttatgtgtatattgggtacctataatatatattttatattatataattattattattgtatttgtatacttaaacCAAATTACGTTAATGGCAAATAAATTGAATGACACATCAatactttgtattataatactgtttatCTATACTAAATCAACTCGTCATCAATTTGTTAGGTAAAGGTAAGCTGGAGCTTAAAAAATGGGCAAAATACTGTCAAGACGTCCTTCAACATATTTCTATCAACGACTAAGTCATGAAGTCGTCATTTGACCCGAAAGATAACTGTTTGGTTAAAATCTTAGatctacattaattaatattattcattcacTAATATGCTACCAAAGTGATTTTGTTGAATGtatgaataattgttttttttgtaaaaaaattcaatgtaaaaaacaatttgatgtTTACcatcgatattatttattttttgggaAATAATTcttcaaatttcaattgcTATTAGtagtataaacttttaaactaaattaaattattaaatgcaaattggtttttttttcacatagtACACCTAATAATTTCCTATTATCTACAGAATATAGAAgtatactactatattatatattgatttttaagtagACAAtagaatcaattataataatcaattatcaattaattatgtataaataaatttatttagtagaataaatcaatgttattaataattttacatttagtgtcaattacatttaatgtttaagagtatttttatttaagtaaagtGTAATTGACTTTCATGCCATCCATGGACCTCTTTTTCCTAATTGGGCTGCGTGTCGTTCCAAagtatttattggttttttcaAACGGTTCCACGGGATCCCAGGCTTTAGGAGGATGTCCAAAATGTGGGTCGCTGTACCCCGCCGTCGTTGTTGTTGGATCCGAATTCCAACTGCACCTCTTTTTCCTTTCACCCATCACTTGTAGATCTATTCATagattaacataattaatttttatgaagtgatatataaaaatatgacaatattatccacaaactaatttatttaattttaatttttgttgtttttatcatttttttttttttttttttgataatattattcacatcaCAGAAGCAgatttattattggttatttaaatattacaatttattaataaaggaACAAAGAATTTGTTCATATTATgactaatattttcaaattatttataaacataaaaaattgaaacacaatgagtattttaaatatctgtatttcatcattttaaaatattaaaaaatgctttttctcacaattttttgttaagtattaaaaataattttaaatgatttttgagaattaattttaatagtttttaatcatttgtaaacatttaaataatgtttaaaaaatattattttcatttaataagaatcatatatatttaaaataatgttttaacattttgttttgaatgGAAAACTGGCcatttgaacattttgttaacaactataaaataatgcataagccgtttttcaatttatttttaaacattttaaaaacattttcttgctactaggtataatataagcttaaaattaaaaattattaagtctataaaataggtaatatcctcagcatattatatcattttattgccaatttaccattattattatttttttatttttagtggaggaaaattgtgaaatattaGATTGTATTAAGTCGTACTTATGAAGTATTTACAACTATGacagtagaaaataatataaaaaactaaaagcatattaataaaatattatgtttaaaaataataaaacaaaattaaataataacattggtaatggtaaaataaagtaataagtcttaacaataaataaaaatatacatgtacaaaaaaaataatatctataaatattttataacgataaagattataattgtttactttCTAGATGCGGGAGCTGATGCTGATCGTATAGGTCCATGGACCTCTTTTTCCTAATTGGGCTGCGTGTCGTTCCAAagtatttattggttttttcaAACGGTTCCACGGGATCCCAGGCTTTAGGAGGATGTCCAAAATGTGGGTCACTGTACCCcgccgttgttgttgttggatCCGAATTCCAACTGCACCTCTTTTTCCTTTCACCCATCacttgtaaatatattcatagattaacataatttttttttattaagcaatatttaaaaattcgacAATATTGGATAGATAGGTATAAAAGCGATAGGTACTTGCGTTccaaagtattaataaaaataaataaacatttatgtatt
This genomic stretch from Rhopalosiphum maidis isolate BTI-1 chromosome 3, ASM367621v3, whole genome shotgun sequence harbors:
- the LOC113559708 gene encoding uncharacterized protein LOC113559708, with product MKSSAIASLFMILGVTVYVQAMPTYDAPDTIPQTKPIEAQHQLPNLEVMGERKKRCSWNSDPTTTTAGYSDPHFGHPPKAWDPVEPFEKTNKYFGTTRSPIRKKRSMDLYDQHQLPHLENLQVMGERKKRCSWNSDPTTTTAGYSDPHFGHPPKAWDPVEPFEKTNKYFGTTRSPIRKKRSMDGMKVNYTLLK